The proteins below come from a single Notamacropus eugenii isolate mMacEug1 chromosome 7, mMacEug1.pri_v2, whole genome shotgun sequence genomic window:
- the LOC140514248 gene encoding myosin-7 isoform X1, which translates to MGDAEMSAFGAAAPFLRKSEKERLEAQTRPFDLKKDVFVPDDKEEFVKAKILSREGGKITAETEHGKTVTVKEDQVMQQNPPKFDKIEDMAMLTFLHEPAVLYNLKDRYASWMIYTYSGLFCVTVNPYKWLPVYDAEVVAAYRGKKRSEAPPHIFSISDNAYQYMLTDRENQSILITGESGAGKTVNTKRVIQYFAVIAAIGDRSKKEQTPGKGTLEDQIIQANPALEAFGNAKTVRNDNSSRFGKFIRIHFGATGKLASADIETYLLEKSRVIFQLKAERDYHIFYQILSNKKPELLDMLLITNNPYDYAFISQGETTVPSIDDSEELMATDNAFDVLGFTPEEKNSIYKLTGAIMHFGNMKFKLKQREEQAEPDGTEEADKSAYLMGLNSADLLKGLCHPRVKVGNEYVTKGQNVQQVAYATGALAKAVYERMFNWMVTRINSTLETKQPRQYFIGVLDIAGFEIFDFNSFEQLCINFTNEKLQQFFNHHMFVLEQEEYKKEGIEWEFIDFGMDLQACIDLIEKPMGIMSILEEECMFPKATDMTFKAKLFDNHLGKSNNFQKPRNIKGRPEAHFALIHYAGTVDYNILGWLQKNKDPLNETVVALYQKSSLKLLSNLFANYLGFDSPVEKGKGKAKKGSSFQTVSALHRENLNKLMTNLRSTHPHFVRCIIPNETKSPGVINNPLVMHQLRCNGVLEGIRICRKGFPNRILYGDFRQRYRILNPAAIPEGQFIDSRKGAEKLLGSLDIDHNQYKFGHTKVFFKAGLLGLLEEMRDERLSRIITRIQAQSRGVLSRMEFKKLVERRDSLLIIQWNIRAFMSVKNWPWMKLFFKIKPLLKSAETEKEMATMKEEFAKLKEALEKSEARRKELEEKMVSLLQEKNDLQLQVQAEQDNLADAEERCDQLIKNKIQLEAKVKEQTERLEDEEEMNAELTAKKRKLEDECSELKRDIDDLELTLAKVEKEKHATENKVKNLTEEMAGLDEIIAKLTKEKKALQEAHQQALDDLQAEEDKVNTLTKAKVKLEQQVDDLEGSLEQEKKIRMDLERAKRKLEGDLKLTQESIMDLENDKQQLDERLKKKDFELNALNARIEDEQALGSQLQKKLKELQARVEELEEELEAERTARAKVEKLRSDLSRELEEISERLEEAGGATSVQIEMNKKREAEFQKMRRDLEEATLQHEATAAALRKKHADSVAELGEQIDNLQRVKQKLEKEKSEFKLELDDVTSNMEQIIKAKANLEKMCRTLEDQMNEHRSKAEETQRSVNDLTSQRAKLQTENGELSRQLDEKEALISQLTRGKLTYTQQMEDLKRQLEEEVKAKNALAHALQSSRHDCDLLREQYEEETEAKAELQRVLSKANSEVAQWRTKYETDAIQRTEELEEAKKKLAQRLQDAEEAVEAVNAKCSSLEKTKHRLQNEIEDLMVDVERSNAAAAALDKKQRNFDKILAEWKQKYEESQSELESSQKEARSLSTELFKLKNAYEESLEHLETFKRENKNLQEEISDLTEQLGSSGKSIHELEKIRKQLEAEKLELQSALEEAEASLEHEEGKILRAQLEFNQIKAEIERKLAEKDEEMEQAKRNHLRVVDSLQTSLDAETRSRNEALRVKKKMEGDLNEMEIQLSHANRIAAEAQKQVKTLQGLLKDTQIQLDDAVRVNDDLKENIAIVERRNNLLQAELEELRAVVEQTERARKLAEQELIETSERVQLLHSQNTSLINQKKKMDADLSQLQTEVEEAVQECRNAEEKAKKAITDAAMMAEELKKEQDTSAHLERMKKNMEQTIKDLQHRLDEAEQIALKGGKKQLQKLEARVRELENELESEQKRNAESVKGMRKCERRIKELTYQTEEDRKNLLRLQDLVDKLQLKVKAYKRQAEEAEEQANTNLSKFRKVQHELDEAEERADIAESQVNKLRAKSRDISAKKGLNEE; encoded by the exons ATGGGTGATGCTGAGATGTCCGCATTTGGGGCAGCCGCCCCGTTCCTTCGCAAGTCGGAGAAGGAGCGGCTAGAAGCACAAACCAGGCCCTTTGACCTCAAGAAGGATGTCTTTGTGCCTGATGACAAGGAAGAGTTTGTCAAAGCCAAGATTCTGTCTCGGGAAGGGGGCAAAATCACCGCTGAGACAGAGCATGGCAAG ACAGTGACAGTGAAAGAAGACCAGGTCATGCAGCAGAACCCACCCAAGTTTGACAAGATTGAGGATATGGCTATGCTGACCTTCCTGCATGAGCCCGCAGTGCTGTACAACCTCAAGGACCGATATGCCTCCTGGATGATCTAT ACCTACTCTGGGCTCTTCTGCGTCACCGTCAATCCTTACAAGTGGCTGCCAGTGTACGATGCAGAGGTGGTCGCTGCctacaggggaaaaaagaggagtgAAGCTCcaccccacatcttctccatttcTGATAACGCCTATCAGTACATGCTGACAG ATAGAGAAAATCAGTCTATCCTCATCAC TGGAGAATCCGGGGCTGGAAAGACTGTTAACACTAAGAGAGTCATCCAGTATTTTGCAGTCATTGCGGCCATTGGGGACCGAAGCAAGAAGGAACAGACTCCAGGAAAG GGTACCTTGGAGGACCAGATCATCCAAGCCAACCCTGCCTTAGAAGCTTTTGGCAATGCTAAGACTGTGAGGAATGATAATTCTTCCCGCTTT GGCAAATTCATTCGAATCCACTTTGGGGCAACAGGAAAGCTGGCATCAGCTGACATCGAGACCT ACCTCCTGGAGAAGTCCCGGGTTATCTTCCAGCTCAAAGCAGAGAGAGATTATCACATCTTCTATCAGATCCTGTCCAACAAGAAGCCAGAGCTGTTGG aCATGCTGCTGATTACCAACAACCCTTATGACTATGCATTCATCTCTCAGGGAGAGACCACTGTGCCTTCCATAGATGACTCTGAAGAGCTCATGGCCACTGAC AATGCCTTTGATGTGCTGGGTTTCACTCCTGAAGAGAAGAATTCCATCTACAAGCTAACAGGGGCCATTATGCACTTTGGAAACATGAAATTTAAGCTGAAGCAGAGAGAGGAGCAGGCTGAACCTGATGGCACCGAAG AGGCTGACAAATCAGCCTACCTCATGGGTCTGAACTCAGCTGACCTCCTGAAGGGGCTGTGCCACCCAAGGGTGAAGGTGGGCAATGAATATGTCACCAAGGGGCAGAATGTCCAGCAG gTGGCATATGCCACTGGTGCCCTTGCCAAGGCCGTCTATGAGAGGATGTTCAACTGGATGGTAACAAGGATCAATTCCACACTGGAAACCAAGCAGCCACGCCAGTACTTCATTGGTGTCCTGGATATTGCTGGCTTCGAGATCTTTGAT TTCAACAGCTTCGAACAGCTCTGCATCAACTTCACCAACGAGAAACTGCAACAGTTTTTCAATCACCACATGTTCGTGCTGGAGCAGGAAGAATACAAGAAAGAGGGTATTGAGTGGGAGTTCATCGACTTTGGCATGGACCTGCAGGCCTGTATtgacctcattgagaag CCTATGGGCATAATGTCCATCCTAGAGGAGGAGTGTATGTTCCCCAAGGCCACTGACATGACCTTCAAGGCCAAACTCTTTGACAACCACTTGGGCAAGTCCAACAACTTCCAAAAACCCCGCAACATCAAGGGGAGACCGGAAGCCCACTTCGCCCTGATCCACTATGCTGGCACCGTGGACTATAACATCCTGGGCTGGCTGCAGAAGAACAAGGACCCTCTCAATGAGACAGTGGTGGCCCTCTATCAGAAGTCTTCCCTCAAGTTGCTCAGCAACCTGTTTGCCAACTACCTAGGGTTTGATTCAC cTGTTGAGAAGGGCAAAGGCAAAGCCAAGAAGGGCTCTTCTTTCCAGACTGTGTCTGCCCTGCACAGG gaGAACTTGAACAAACTCATGACCAACCTCCGTTCTACTCATCCCCATTTTGTGCGTTGCATCATTCCTAATGAGACCAAGTCTCCAG GTGTGATAAACAACCCCCTGGTTATGCACCAGCTACGCTGTAATGGGGTGCTTGAGGGGATCCGAATCTGCAGGAAAGGATTCCCTAACCGAATCCTTTATGGGGATTTCAGACAGAG GTACAGGATTCTGAACCCAGCAGCCATCCCTGAGGGCCAGTTCATCGACAGCAGGAAGGGGGCAGAGAAGCTGCTTGGCTCCCTGGACATTGACCACAACCAGTACAAGTTTGGCCACACCAAG GTGTTCTTCAAGGCTGGGCTGCTGGGCCTTCTGGAggagatgagagatgagagaCTTTCCCGCATCATCACCCGGATCCAGGCCCAATCTAGAGGTGTTCTCTCTCGTATGGAATTCAAGAAGCTCGTGGAGAGAAG AGATTCCCTGTTAATAATTCAGTGGAATATTCGAGCTTTCATGAGTGTCAAGAATTGGCCCTGGATGAAGCTTTTCTTCAAGATCAAGCCATTGCTAAAGAgcgcagagacagagaaggaaatggccaccATGAAGGAAGAGTTTGCGAAGCTCAAGGAAGCCTTGGAGAAGTCAGAGGCAAGACGTAAGGAACTGGAAGAGAAGATGGTGTCTTTGCTGCAGGAGAAGAATGACCTACAGTTACAAGTCCAGGCG GAACAAGACAACCTGGCAGATGCAGAAGAGCGCTGTGACCAACTCATCAAAAACAAGATCCAGCTGGAGGCCAAGGTCAAGGAGCAGACAGAGCGCctggaggatgaggaggagatgAATGCTGAGCTCACAGCCAAGAAGCGAAAGCTGGAGGATGAATGCTCAGAGCTCAAGAGGGACATAGATGACCTGGAGCTGACCCTGGCCAAGGTGGAGAAGGAGAAGCATGCAACGGAGAACAAG GTCAAGAACTTAACAGAGGAAATGGCCGGGCTAGACGAGATCATTGCCAAGCTGACCAAGGAAAAGAAGGCCCTGCAGGAAGCCCATCAGCAAGCACTGGATGACCTACAGGCTGAGGAGGACAAAGTCAACACCCTTACTAAGGCCAAGGTCAAGCTGGAACAGCAAGTGGATGAT CTGGAAGGATCCCTGGAACAGGAGAAGAAGATTCGGATGGACCTAGAGCGAGCGAAGCGAAAGCTAGAAGGTGACTTGAAGCTGACTCAGGAGAGCATCATGGACCTGGAGAATGATAAGCAGCAGTTGGATGAGCGGCTGAAAAA GAAGGACTTTGAATTGAATGCTCTCAATGCAAGAATTGAAGATGAGCAAGCTCTGGGCAGCCAACTGCAGAAGAAACTCAAAGAGCTACAG GCTCGAGTTGAGGAGCTAGAAGAGGAGTTGGAAGCAGAGAGGACAGCCCGGGCCAAAGTGGAGAAGCTGCGCTCAGACTTATCCAGGGAACTGGAGGAAATCAGTGAGAGGCTGGAAGAGGCTGGAGGAGCCACTTCTGTCCAGATTGAGATGAACAAGAAGAGGGAGGCTGAGTTCCAGAAGATGCGGAGGGACCTGGAAGAGGCGACGCTGCAGCATGAGGCCACGGCAGCCGCCCTGCGCAAGAAGCACGCAGACAGCGTGGCTGAGCTGGGAGAGCAGATTGACAACCTGCAGAGGGTCAAGcagaagctggagaaggagaagagtgaGTTCAAGCTGGAGCTGGATGATGTCACCTCCAACATGGAGCAGATCATCAAGGCCAAA GCTAACTTGGAGAAGATGTGCCGAACCCTGGAAGACCAAATGAATGAGCATCGCAGCAAGGCAGAGGAGACACAGCGTTCTGTCAATGACCTCACCAGCCAAAGGGCCAAGCTGCAGACAGAAAATG GTGAGCTGTCCCGCCAGCTGGATGAGAAGGAGGCTCTGATCTCCCAGCTTACCCGAGGCAAGCTCACCTACACCCAGCAAATGGAAGATCTCAAGAGGCAGCTGGAAGAGGAGGTCAAG GCAAAGAATGCCCTGGCACATGCCCTGCAATCCTCCCGGCATGACTGTGACCTTCTGAGGGAGCAGTatgaggaggagactgaggccaaggctgagctgcagCGTGTCCTATCCAAGGCCAACtcagaggtggcacagtggaggaCCAAGTATGAGACGGACGCCATCCAGAGGACTGAGGAGCTAGAAGAGGCCAA GAAGAAGCTGGCCCAGAGGCTGCAGGATGCAGAGGAGGCTGTGGAGGCTGTGAATGCCAAGTGCTCATCCCTGGAGAAGACCAAGCACCGACTGCAGAATGAAATTGAGGACCTGATGGTGGATGTGGAACGGtccaatgctgctgctgctgctctggaCAAGAAACAGAGGAACTTTGACAAG ATCCTTGCCGAGTGGAAGCAGAAATATGAGGAGTCTCAGTCAGAGCTAGAATCATCCCAGAAGGAGGCTCGTTCCCTCAGCACAGAGCTCTTCAAGTTAAAGAATGCCTATGAGGAATCCCTAGAGCATCTGGAGACCTTCAAGAGAGAAAACAAGAACCTCCAAG AGGAGATCTCAGACCTGACGGAACAGTTGGGCTCCAGTGGGAAGAGTATCCATGAGCTGGAGAAAATccggaaacagctggaggcagaGAAGCTGGAACTGCAGTCAGCCCTAGAGGAAGCAGAG GCCTCCTTGGAGCATGAAGAGGGAAAGATCCTCCGGGCACAGCTGGAATTCAACCAGATCAAGGCAGAGATTGAACGGAAGTTGGCAGAgaaggatgaggaaatggaacAGGCCAAGCGCAACCACCTCCGGGTAGTGGACTCTCTGCAGACCTCCCTGGATGCTGAGACCCGAAGCCGGAATGAGGCCCTCCgggtgaagaagaaaatggagggagaCCTCAATGAGATGGAGATCCAGCTCAGCCATGCAAATCGCATAGCAGCAGAGGCCCAGAAGCAAGTCAAGACCCTGCAGGGTTTGCTCAAG GACACCCAAATCCAACTGGACGATGCGGTTCGGGTCAATGATGACCTAAAGGAGAACATCGCCATTGTGGAACGCCGTAACAATCTGCTACAGGCAGAACTTGAGGAGCTACGGGCTGTGGTAGAACAGACAGAAAGGGCCCGGAAGCTGGCTGAGCAGGAACTCATTGAGACCAGTGAAAGGGTGCAGCTGCTCCACTCCCAG AACACCAGCCTAATTAACCAGAAGAAGAAGATGGATGCAGACCTGTCTCAGCTCCAGACAGAAGTGGAAGAGGCAGTACAGGAGTGCAGGAATGCTGAGGAGAAAGCCAAGAAGGCCATCACTGAC GCTGCCATGATGGCAGAGGAGCTGAAGAAGGAGCAGGACACCAGTGCCCACCTGgagaggatgaagaagaacatGGAGCAGACCATCAAGGACCTGCAGCACAGGCTGGATGAGGCCGAGCAGATCGCCCTCAAGGGGGGCAAGAAGCAGCTGCAGAAGCTCGAGGCCCGAGTGCGGGAGCTGGAAAACGAGCTTGAGTCAGAGCAGAAGCGGAATGCTGAGTCAGTCAAGGGCATGAGGAAATGTGAGAGGCGCATCAAGGAGCTCACCTACCAG acagaggaagacagaaagaaccTGCTTCGGCTGCAGGATCTGGTGGACAAGTTACAACTGAAAGTCAAGGCCTATAAGCGACAGGCCGAGGAAGCG GAGGAACAGGCCAATACCAACCTGTCCAAGTTCCGGAAGGTCCAACATGAGCTTGATGAGGCCGAGGAACGAGCTGACATTGCTGAGTCCCAGGTCAACAAGCTTCGAGCCAAGAGCCGTGACATCAGTGCCAAG